The Streptomyces sp. NBC_00435 nucleotide sequence ACCGCAGGTACCGGGGCACGGGCAGCATGCCCTGCGCCCCGATCAGCGCTCGGAACTGCAGGGCGGCCCCGGTGAAGGCGACGAGGTAGACGCCGGCCAGGGCCCGTTGGAAGATCAGCCGCCCCAGCCAGTATCCGGGCGCCGTGAACCAGTCCATCGCCTCCAGTATCCGGCCGGCCGGGTGCCCGTGCCGAGTTCCCGTACGAACCGCCCGAGCCGGCGGGCGTAGGCCTGCTGGAGGAAGGGGGGGACCGGGCCCGCCAGGCGCATGTACCAGCGTGCCGGGAGGCTGAAGGCGTTCACCTCGAACCACACCGAGCCGTCCGCCTCCATGTCCACCACGAAGGACTCCTCGCCGCGCGCCGGATGCCCGGCCAGCGTCCCGTAGGCGAAACCGATCCGCCGGGGCTCGTACGCCGTCCAGATCACCTCGCACGGGGCCTCGATCCGCAGCGGACCCACGCCCATCCCGACCACTACCCGGTCACCCGGCCGGACGGGCCCGCCGTCGGCCGTGACGAGCATCCCCGAGCCGCGGTGCGCCCGGAAGGTGGTGACGGCGGCGCCGGCCGCTTCGAGTACCGTCCGCCCGTGCCCGATCCGGGTGCGGTGGTGGGTGATGTTGTATCCGGCGGGCAGCGGACGCCGGGCCGTGGCGCCCCGGTCGGGGTAGTTGAGGGTGCTGCGGCCTGCGCTGATGAGGCGGGTCATGCCGTGATCTCCGTTCGGGAGGTCCGGTCGGTTCGGGCGGTTCGGCCCGCCCGGCCGGTCCGGTCGGTTCGGCCGGGGGCCAGGCGGTGCCAGGCCAGCAGTGAGCACAGGGCGAATCCGAGGGCGTTGCCGAGACCGTGGGTCGCGGCCATCCAGGTCAGGGTGGGGTGCACGATCCCGGTGGCCTCGCCGAGCGCCCACCACAGGGCGAGCAGCATGGTGGCCACCAGGACGGCCGCCGAGGTCCCCAGCAGCGCGCCGGTCACCCGGTCCCGTCCGGCGGCGCCGGGGCGGATGTCCCGCCAGGTCAGCAGGGCCACCGCCCACATACCGCCGGTCAGCGTCACCGCTCCGACCAGCTCGGCCCAGTCGTCGACGAAGT carries:
- a CDS encoding DUF1990 family protein, with product MTRLISAGRSTLNYPDRGATARRPLPAGYNITHHRTRIGHGRTVLEAAGAAVTTFRAHRGSGMLVTADGGPVRPGDRVVVGMGVGPLRIEAPCEVIWTAYEPRRIGFAYGTLAGHPARGEESFVVDMEADGSVWFEVNAFSLPARWYMRLAGPVPPFLQQAYARRLGRFVRELGTGTRPAGYWRRWTGSRRPDTGWGG